From the Nodularia sp. NIES-3585 genome, one window contains:
- a CDS encoding pilus assembly protein PilB, whose protein sequence is MLSSDGKSTDTRVIGQQVLPKIAANWEQRREEVFHLIDSLLSFEACLHYQIAPFGIEGNQLLLGMVDPQDSESLNYVSRIVSYINCTLVAQEIAIDTHSTILSAYLNHQNTFHPDAKQVDQQEAKLASEKSKITMINELIQSTTASSKPDQETLISFPQTQTPQSSEQHQDFLPKPNPDNLSPTGTPSPPVHEQPQNDSARLKLLSKLTVLQVDFPEEFIPVEMLASLPPKKLLKELLGRVLNGGIGRLYLERQPYQGKIILSNNGVMQFGLENIPLSVFQGVLNQLKCFASLPFSKLVEPKQVEKECLYQKNRLLLRLRVMPGTYGEEATLQVLKGTALEFYQQQQLARLSRDALGISQQLSFKLHELQQRIFLNPSLKSEQLTAVSTLNQLVKNLDQQIKILQETSETPENS, encoded by the coding sequence ATGTTGTCTTCAGACGGCAAATCAACTGATACAAGAGTAATTGGGCAGCAAGTATTACCCAAAATTGCAGCCAATTGGGAGCAAAGACGCGAGGAAGTCTTTCATCTGATTGATAGTCTTTTATCCTTTGAAGCTTGCCTGCACTACCAAATTGCGCCCTTTGGAATAGAAGGAAATCAGCTGCTATTAGGTATGGTTGATCCACAAGATAGTGAATCCCTAAATTACGTAAGTCGGATTGTATCTTATATTAACTGCACCTTAGTGGCTCAAGAAATCGCTATCGACACACACAGCACTATACTATCGGCTTACCTCAACCATCAAAATACATTCCACCCAGATGCTAAACAAGTGGATCAGCAAGAGGCCAAATTAGCCTCAGAAAAGAGCAAAATTACTATGATCAACGAACTGATCCAATCTACAACTGCCTCCTCTAAACCCGATCAGGAAACATTGATCTCGTTTCCTCAGACACAAACCCCACAATCTTCTGAGCAACACCAAGATTTTTTACCCAAGCCAAATCCAGATAACTTATCTCCAACTGGCACCCCCAGTCCTCCCGTCCATGAGCAGCCACAAAACGACTCTGCTAGGTTAAAATTACTCAGTAAATTAACTGTTTTACAAGTAGATTTTCCAGAAGAATTTATTCCTGTTGAGATGCTGGCCAGCCTACCACCCAAGAAATTACTCAAAGAATTACTGGGAAGAGTTTTGAATGGGGGAATTGGTCGCTTGTATTTGGAAAGACAACCTTACCAAGGTAAAATAATTTTGAGTAATAATGGAGTCATGCAGTTTGGATTAGAAAATATTCCCCTTTCCGTATTCCAAGGAGTGCTGAATCAATTGAAGTGCTTTGCTTCCCTACCTTTTAGCAAACTTGTAGAACCAAAACAAGTAGAAAAAGAATGTCTATATCAAAAAAATCGTTTGTTATTACGCCTGCGGGTAATGCCAGGAACTTACGGTGAAGAGGCGACACTACAAGTATTGAAGGGAACGGCTTTAGAGTTTTATCAACAACAACAGTTAGCCCGCCTGAGTCGTGATGCTTTGGGAATTTCGCAACAACTCAGCTTTAAGTTACATGAACTGCAACAACGAATTTTTCTGAATCCCAGCCTAAAATCTGAGCAATTGACAGCTGTATCGACCTTAAATCAGCTAGTAAAAAATTTAGACCAGCAGATAAAAATATTGCAAGAAACGAGTGAGACACCAGAAAACAGCTAA